A DNA window from Camelina sativa cultivar DH55 chromosome 13, Cs, whole genome shotgun sequence contains the following coding sequences:
- the LOC104736989 gene encoding uncharacterized protein LOC104736989 isoform X2, with product MSCLLSGGVDHGCFSPLNLSHFVLKASGYMASLHLGAAALLINEVVFGSSLIGFRSKRFKRVSERWRFRVQQMSEKELRTKHELARSAKRSESLRRILKQYGVSVEHSEETKTISRLDDINFEEEHDAVVPSSVIDDSKMNTTEELPDLRRQEKYSETVSTAENLSGRDQHKLGHLNSGVLFTSLLPVLGLCIVCIIGTLHTIISRKTSKGHPPPGSKGTRWRTALSDRNEPLASDENDSSPEDSRIRKLRMK from the exons aTGTCTTGTCTTCTAAGTGGTGGTGTGGATCATGGTTGTTTCTCTCCTCTAAATCTTTCTCATTTCGTCTTAAAAGCTTCTGGGTACATGGCAAGTTTGCACCTTGGGGCTGCTGCTTTGTTAATCAATGAGGTCGTGTTCGGCTCCTCCTTGATTGGTTTCAGAAGTAAACGGTTTAAACGAGTTTCAGAG AGATGGAGGTTTCGTGTTCAACAGATGTCAGAGAAGGAACTGAGGACTAAACACGAACTGGCTCGTTCTGCTAAAAG AAGCGAGTCTTTGAGACGTATTCTGAAGCAATATGGAGTATCAGTTGAACATTCTGAAGAAACTAAGACAATTAGTAGACTTGATGACATAAATTTTGAAGAGGAGCATGACGCTGTTGTTCCTTCTTCTGTTATAGATGACTCTAAGATG AACACAACTGAGGAGTTACCTGATTTACGTCGGCAAGAGAAATACAGTGAGACTGTTAGCACTGCAGAGAATCTTTCAGGACGAGACCAACACAAATTGGGACAT TTAAACTCAGGTGTTTTGTTCACTTCTCTGCTTCCTGTTCTTGGATTGTGCATCGTCTGCATAATTGGGACGCTACACACAATAATCTCcagaaaaacatcaaaaggtCATCCCCCCCCTGGCTCCAAAGGAACAAGGTGGAGAACTGCATTGAGTGATAGGAACGAGCCACTTGCTTCTGATGAAAATGATTCGTCGCCAGAAGACAGT CGAATCAGGAAGCTACGGATGAAATGA
- the LOC104738334 gene encoding uncharacterized protein LOC104738334, whose translation MDSNELETNAIVVHDEATGSVPSEEGAEGLIQDDEPDDEDPRERDTFDIEKAVVEFIDEPSIVHDEYPDSSSDEDDEARRVRKRNNIRKVDGTLYYHQIFFNAIAFKEAVLGHALKTGCNIAQYMYDKTKIGFRCAGDGCIWRIYCAITKKCRRWRVNKYIDKHTCNPNGDCEMLKIEQTIKAKWKITVSRPQCQAARNKALRWIEKEYDEQFAMLQDYASEIRESNQDSTVEVDTVTNDAGEEVFNSFYVCFDVLKRTWKDSCRPLIGLDGTFIKGKVKGQLLVALGRDSDNAIYPIAWGCVQVENIVNWLWFVRKIKADLGLMDGDGYIIVSDRQKGLIRAVELELPKVEHRMCVRHIYGNLKRNHGKDKR comes from the exons ATGGATTCGAATGAGCTGGAGACGAATGCGATAGTCGTTCATGACGAGGCTACTGGGTCTGTTCCGTCAGAGGAAGGAGCAGAAGGTCTGATCCAAGACGATGAACCCGACGATGAAGATCCAAGAGAGCGAGACACGTTTGACATCGAGAAAGCCGTAGTGGAGTTTATAGACGAACCATCGATCGTTCATGATGAGTATCCGGACAGttcaagtgatgaagatgatgaagctcGTCGAGTGAGAAAGCGGAACAACATCAGAAAAGTCGATGGGACTTTGTACTATCACCAAATATTCTTCAACGCCATTGCATTTAAGGAAGCTGTACTCGGCCATGCTCTGAAGACTGGATGCAACATCGCACAGTACATGTATGATAAAACCAAGATTGGATTTAGATGTGCTGGAGATGGATGTATTTGGCGCATATATTGTGCAATCACTAAGAAATGTAGGAGGTGGAGGGTGAATAAGTACATTGATAAGCATACATGTAATCCGAATGGAGATTGTGAGATGTTGAAG ATAGAACAAACCATTAAAGCGAAATGGAAGATCACTGTATCCAGGCCTCAATGTCAAGCTGCAAGGAATAAAGCTTTGAGATGGATTGAGAAAGAGTATGATGAGCAGTTTGCAATGCTCCAAGATTACGCGTCTGAGATACGAGAATCAAACCAAGATTCAACTGTTGAAGTTGACACTGTGACTAACGATGCAGGAGAAGAGGTATTCAACAGTTTCTATGTCTGCTTTGATGTGCTCAAGAGAACATGGAAAGATTCTTGTAGGCCACTAATAGGTTTAGATGGAACCTTTATAAAAGGTAAAGTTAAAGGTCAGTTGTTGGTTGCTTTAGGTAGAGATTCAGATAATGCTATCTACCCAATAGCATGGGGGTGTGTACAAGTAGAAAACATAGTAAATTGGTTGTGGTTTGTGAGGAAGATTAAGGCTGATTTGGGACTAATGGATGGTGATGGTTATATCATAGTCTCTGATCGCCAAAAG GGACTTATCCGAGCTGTTGAGTTAGAGCTACCAAAAGTTGAGCATAGAATGTGTGTCCGACACATTTATGGCAACTTGAAGAGAAACCATGGGAAAGATAAAAGATGA
- the LOC104736989 gene encoding uncharacterized protein LOC104736989 isoform X1: protein MSCLLSGGVDHGCFSPLNLSHFVLKASGYMASLHLGAAALLINEVVFGSSLIGFRSKRFKRVSERWRFRVQQMSEKELRTKHELARSAKRSESLRRILKQYGVSVEHSEETKTISRLDDINFEEEHDAVVPSSVIDDSKMNTTEELPDLRRQEKYSETVSTAENLSGRDQHKLGHLNSGVLFTSLLPVLGLCIVCIIGTLHTIISRKTSKGHPPPGSKGTRWRTALSDRNEPLASDENDSSPEDSAAPANQEATDEMNEAYSRVELEYKRFLLECGVSES, encoded by the exons aTGTCTTGTCTTCTAAGTGGTGGTGTGGATCATGGTTGTTTCTCTCCTCTAAATCTTTCTCATTTCGTCTTAAAAGCTTCTGGGTACATGGCAAGTTTGCACCTTGGGGCTGCTGCTTTGTTAATCAATGAGGTCGTGTTCGGCTCCTCCTTGATTGGTTTCAGAAGTAAACGGTTTAAACGAGTTTCAGAG AGATGGAGGTTTCGTGTTCAACAGATGTCAGAGAAGGAACTGAGGACTAAACACGAACTGGCTCGTTCTGCTAAAAG AAGCGAGTCTTTGAGACGTATTCTGAAGCAATATGGAGTATCAGTTGAACATTCTGAAGAAACTAAGACAATTAGTAGACTTGATGACATAAATTTTGAAGAGGAGCATGACGCTGTTGTTCCTTCTTCTGTTATAGATGACTCTAAGATG AACACAACTGAGGAGTTACCTGATTTACGTCGGCAAGAGAAATACAGTGAGACTGTTAGCACTGCAGAGAATCTTTCAGGACGAGACCAACACAAATTGGGACAT TTAAACTCAGGTGTTTTGTTCACTTCTCTGCTTCCTGTTCTTGGATTGTGCATCGTCTGCATAATTGGGACGCTACACACAATAATCTCcagaaaaacatcaaaaggtCATCCCCCCCCTGGCTCCAAAGGAACAAGGTGGAGAACTGCATTGAGTGATAGGAACGAGCCACTTGCTTCTGATGAAAATGATTCGTCGCCAGAAGACAGT GCCGCTCCAGCGAATCAGGAAGCTACGGATGAAATGAATGAAGCGTATAGCAGAGTCGAGCTCGAGTACAAGAGATTTCTGTTGGAATGTGGAGTGAGTGAATCTTAG
- the LOC104736988 gene encoding methyltransferase-like protein 1: MKKKQEESSLEKLSTWYEDGEQEGGERSEKRRMSLKASDFESSRSGGSKSKEDNKSLVDAEHQDRDSKGSDKRERDGRERTHGSSSDSSKRKRWDEAAVPVNDGDYKSSKLSDSRHDSSGGEKGFVSNEHGEGRSHSKSDRSLKASSREDKSKSRGVKDDDRGSPLKKTSGKDGSETVREVGRSNRSKTPDRSGKRHQESEHSDADYEKEKYGRKDERSRGRDDGWSDRDRDQEGSKDTWKRRHSSISDKDQKDGDLLYDRGREREFPRQGRERSEGERSHGRLGGRKDGNRGEAVKALSSGGVSNENYDVIEIQTKPLDYVRAESGPNFARTTESGQQPPKRPTNNDEEWVYNQEGSRQRSETFGFGTYGEDSRDEAGEASSDYSGAKARNQRGATPGRTHSMQTPNRGPQAPQGMRGNRPSRGGKGRPAGGRENQQGAITMPIMASPFANLGMPPPSPIHSLTPGISPIPGGPVTPVFMPSFAPTLVWPGARGVDGSMLPVPPVLSPLPPGPSGPRFPSIGTPPNPNMFFNPPGSDRGGPPNFSGPAFNVSGQMGRGMPSDKNSGGWVPPRGGGPPGKAPSRGEQNDYSQNFVDTGMRPQNFIRELELTNVEDYPKLRELIQKKDEIVSNSASAPMYFKGDLHEVELSPELFGTKFDVILVDPPWEEYVHRAPGVSDSMEYWTFEDIINLKIEAIADTPSFIFLWVGDGVGLEQGRQCLKKWGFRRCEDICWVKTNKSNAAPTLRHDSRTVFQRSKEHCLMGIKGTVRRSTDGHIIHANIDTDVIIAEEPPYGSTQKPEDMYRIIEHFALGRRRLELFGEDHNIRAGWLTVGKGLSSSNFESQAYVRNFADKEGKVWQGGGGRNPPPDAPHLVVTTPDIESLRPKSPMKNQQQQSYPTSLASANSSNRRTTGNSPQANPNVVVLHQEASGSNFSVPTTPHWVAPAAPASAGPPPMDSFRVPEGGNNTRPPDDKNFDMYGFN; encoded by the exons atgaagaagaaacaagaagagagtTCGTTGGAGAAGCTGAGCACTTGGTATGAAGATGGAGAGCAAGAAGGTGGGGAGAGAAGTGAGAAGAGAAGGATGAGTCTTAAAGCATCGGACTTTGAGAGTTCTCGAAGCGGTGGGAGTAAAAGCAAAGAAGATAACAAGTCTCTGGTTGATGCAGAGCATCAAGATCGTGATTCCAAGGGTTctgataagagagagagagacgggaGAGAACGAACTCATGGGTCTTCTTCTGATTCGAGTAAGAGGAAGAGATGGGATGAAGCTGCTGTTCCTGTTAATGATGGTGATTATAAAAGTAGTAAGCTTTCTGATTCTAGACATGATAGTAGTGGTGGAGAGAAAGGTTTTGTTAGTAATGAACATGGTGAGGGTAGGAGTCATTCGAAGTCTGATAGGAGTTTGAAGGCTAGTAGTAGAGAGGATAAGAGTAAGAGTCGAGGTGTGAAAGATGATGATAGGGGTAGTCCTCTCAAGAAAACGAGTGGTAAGGATGGTTCTGAGACAGTGAGAGAAGTGGGTCGATCTAACAGGTCTAAGACACCAGACAGAAGTGGGAAGCGTCATCAAGAATCTGAACATTCGGATGCAGACTacgaaaaagagaaatatgGTCGGAAAGATGAGAGATCCAGAGGTAGGGATGATGGCTGGTCTGATAGGGATAGGGATCAAGAAGGCTCAAAGGATACTTGGAAGAGAAGACATTCTAGTATTAGTGATAAAGATCAGAAAGATGGGGACTTGCTTTATGATCGTGGCAGGGAACGGGAGTTCCCAAGGCAAGGACGTGAAAGGAGTGAAGGCGAGAGGTCTCATGGTCGTTTGGGTGGCAGGAAAGATGGAAACAGGGGTGAAGCAGTTAAAGCTTTGTCAAGTGGTGGCGTTTCAAATGAGAATTATGATGTAATTGAGATACAAACCAAGCCACTTGATTATGTCAGAGCAGAATCAGGTCCCAACTTTGCTCGTACGACTGAATCGGGTCAGCAGCCTCCTAAAAGGCCTACGAATAATGATGAAGAGTGGGTTTACAACCAGGAAGGTAGTAGACAGAGAAGTGAGACTTTTGGGTTTGGAACTTATGGGGAGGATTCGAGAGATGAAGCTGGTGAAGCCAGTTCTGATTACTCAGGGGCTAAAGCAAGAAACCAGAGAGGTGCAACCCCTGGTCGAACTCATTCTATGCAAACCCCTAATAGAGGTCCGCAGGCTCCACAAGGCATGAGAGGGAACAGACCCTCAAGGGGTGGGAAAGGAAGACCTGCTGGTGGCAGAGAGAACCAACAAGGTGCCATTACAATGCCTATCATGGCGTCACCATTTGCGAATCTTGGAATGCCACCACCCAGCCCTATTCATTCTCTTACTCCTGGTATCTCGCCAATTCCAGGCGGTCCTGTTACCCCTGTCTTCATGCCTTCATTTGCCCCGACTCTTGTCTGGCCTGGGGCCCGAGGAGTTGATGGCAGTATGTTACCTGTTCCTCCTGTTCTCTCGCCTCTTCCTCCTGGACCATCAGGCCCAAGATTTCCTTCAATTGGCACTCCACCAAACCCGAATATGTTCTTTAATCCACCAGGTTCTGACAGAGGAGGGCCACCTAACTTCTCTGGGCCTGCATTTAATGTTTCTGGACAAATGGGACGTGGAATGCCATCTGATAAAAATTCAGGGGGTTGGGTTCCTCCTCGAGGTGGTGGACCTCCTGGTAAAGCTCCTTCTAGGGGAGAGCAAAATGACTATTCCCAGAACTTTGTGGATACTGGAATGCGTCCCCAGAATTTCATCCGAGAGCTGGAGCTTACCAATGTGGAAGACTACCCCAAGCTGAGAGAGCTCATACagaagaaggatgagattgTATCTAACTCAGCTTCTGCACCAATGTATTTTAAAGGCGACTTGCATGAAGTTGAGTTATCTCCCGAGTTATTTGGAACAAAGTTTGATGTTATTCTTGTTGACCCACCGTGGGAGGAATATGTCCATAGAGCTCCTGGTGTTTCTGATAGTATGGAGTATTGGACATTTGAAGACATTATCAATCTCAAGATTGAG GCGATAGCTGATACGCCCTCCTTTATTTTTCTCTGGGTTGGTGATGGTGTTGGGCTTGAGCAAGGGCGCCAGTGCCTAAAAAAG TGGGGTTTCAGAAGGTGTGAAGATATTTGCTGGGTGAAGACCAACAAAAGTAATGCAGCACCAACTTTGCGTCATGATTCTCGTACTGTGTTTCAGCGTTCCAAG GAGCACTGCTTGATGGGGATAAAGGGTACTGTTCGGCGTAGCACTGATGGACATATAATCCACGCTAACATTGATACTGACGTAATTATTGCTGAAGAGCCTCCTTATG GTTCAACTCAGAAGCCAGAAGATATGTATAGGATAATAGAGCATTTTGCACTTGGTCGCCGGAGGCTTGAGCTTTTTGGTGAAGACCACAATATTCGAGCTGGATGGCTTACTGTTGGAAAAGGCCTTTCTTCCTCAAACTTTGAATCACAG GCTTATGTGAGGAATTTTGCGGACAAGGAGGGTAAAGTGTGGCAAGGAGGAGGAGGGAGGAATCCGCCTCCAGACGCACCACATCTCGTTGTGACTACTCCTGATATAGAATCGCTGCGGCCCAAATCACCAATGAAGAATCAGCAACAACAATCATACCCAACGTCTCTAGCCTCTGCTAATTCCTCAAACCGAAGGACCACAGGAAACTCACCACAAGCAAATCCTAATGTTGTTGTCTTACATCAAGAGGCTTCTGGTTCTAACTTCTCTGTTCCGACCACCCCACATTGGGTGGCACCAGCGGCACCTGCCTCTGCAGGTCCTCCTCCAATGGACAGCTTTAGAGTGCCTGAAGGTGGCAACAACACAAGACCACCGGACGACAAGAATTTTGACATGTACGGCTTTAACTGA